In the Pontibacillus sp. HMF3514 genome, AGCGCGCTCTGTGTATGTTCCATCCTCGTTTGTCAATAGAGCGCGGTTTTGGTCCGTTAAGAAAAAACCAGGTGCAATAGCGTTGACTCTTATGCCAACTTTAGACAGATGAACAGCCAGCCATTGGGTAAAGTTACTTACGGCTGATTTCGCACCACTATATGCGGGGATTTTAGTGAGTGGTGTAAATGCATTCATAGAAGATATATTCACAATGACACTCCCCTCATTTTCTACCATATCTTTGGCAAAGACTTGTGAAGGGAGAAGGGTTCCTAAGAAATTAAGGTTCATGACAAACTCTACCCCTGTTGTATCTAAATCGAAGAAGGTAGTAGAATTATCGGATGTCTGATCAAAATCGGATTGTTCCAAATACTCTTTGGAAGTTGTCCCTTGTGGATGATTCCCCCCTGCAGCGTTAATTAATATATTTATAGAACCAAACGTATTATTAATAACGGTTTTAGCTTCTATTAGTTCTTCTTTCCTTAACACATCTGCTTGGACCCCAATTGCTGTACCTCCATTAGAAATAATTTGTTCAACAATACGGTTCAGCTTTTCTTGTGTTCGTCCTAGCACGGCAACTTTTACTCCACAGGAGGCCAATGCTTCACAAAATCCACTCCCTAAGACTCCGCTTCCTCCTGTAACGACTGCAACTTTCCCCTTTAGACTTGAACCGATTTGAAGCATCCGAATTCCCCATTTCTACCTTATTTACTTATTTTTTTGAATGGCTTCATATATACCATTTAAATAAACGGCCCCTAGTGCACGATCATATAAACCGTAACCAGGCCTACCAGTTTCACCCCAAATCATTCGACCGTGATCTGGACGTAGTGGTCCTTTAAAGCCAATATCTACATAAGCTTTCATTACCTCATACATATCAATCGATCCATCTTCAGAACGATGAGAAGATTCTTCAAACGACTTTTCACCAACTCTTTTCACGTTACGAACATGAGCAAAGTGAATCCTACCCAGGCTTCCAAAATGTCGAATAAGTTCCGGCATGTCATTAGAAGAATTAGCACCAAGAGACCCCGTACACATAGTAATTCCGTTATTTGGACTATCGACCAAACGAATCAATCTCTCCAAATCAGCTTTATTTGTAATGATTCGCGGTAAGCCAAAAATAGACCAAGGTGGATCATCTGGGTGTATGGCCATTTTGATATCTACTTCATCCGCAATAGCCATTATGCTTTTCAAAAAATACTGTAGGTTCCTCCATAAATCATCCTCTGTAACAGATTGATATTGTTCAAGCAATTGTTTCAGGTCTTCTTTCTCATAGCTTGAATCCCATCCAGGCAAGTTTAAATCACCATTTAAAGGGTTCATTTTTTGAATGACTTGATCCATATAAGTCAAAGTGGTTGAACCATCCGACAATTGATAGTCTAGTTGTGAGCGTGTCCAGTCAAATACGGGCATGAAATTATAGCAAACTAAGTTAATACCAGCATCAGCTAAATTTCTAAGCGTTTGTTGATAGTTTTCAATAAATTGATCCCGAGATGGATCTCCTAACTTAATCGATTCATGGACAGGTACACTTTCAATCCCTTCTAACAATAATCCTTTTTCTTCCACTCTCTTCTTTAAAGCTAAAATGTCCTCAAGAGGCCAAGGTTTTCCTACTGGTACATTATAAATAGCAGATATGACCCCCGTTACACCTGGAATTTGCCGAATATGTTCCAGTGTCACTTTGTCATTTTCCCCATACCATCTTAGCGTCATTTTCATAATATCGATCCTCACTTAAAACTATTTTGTAGGGTTCCTTCTTTGTCAGTACACCTGAACTCCATTCTTAAAAGTATCTTTTATTTTAATGTGTTGACCATCCCATTCGAATACGACAAAATCTGGACGATTCCCCACCTCTATCTTATGAAGAGGAATGTTCATACAAGAAGCTGGGCGAATTGAAGCCATCTCCCATGCTTCACTAAGAGAACAAAGTCCCTTTTGAATTAATTGTTCAATTCCCCACGTTAAGAGCTGGGCTGATCCTGCTAATAAATTTGGGTTTTCCGCTAGATGTAACTTTCCTTCTTCTGCGAGTACAACTTTTCCTCCGATATGAGTTTCATACAATCCTGGCTCCAGCCCACTAAGGTAGACAGCATCACTCACGAGGATGGCTTTATCTCGTTTCGTTCTCAAGATGACTTTAATGACCGAATCAGGCAAATGGAATCCATCTGCAATAAAACCAGTCCAAAGTTGCTCTTGCGCTAGTTGTTCCCATAGATAGTTCGGGTGTCTTGGTAACATGGTGTGGGCACCATTCCCAAGATGAGTTGACATACGTGCTCCTGCTTTTACTGCTTCTATAATTTGTTCAGAGGTTGCAGCTGTATGTCCAATAGAAACGGTTACACCTTCATCTGAACATTTACGAATGAAGTCGGTAGAATTTGACCATTCAGGAGAAAGTGTCAGTATTTTAATTCTTCCTTCAGCTGCTTTTTGCCATCTTTGGAATAAAGACCAATCAGGTGCTATCACATACTCTTTTCCATGAGCTCCCCTTGGACCATCTTCTGGAGAAATAAATGGGCCCTCTAAATGAATTCCCGCAATGCTTTCATGTACGAATGTGTCTTTGTTACATGCATTTGAAAATACACTCATGACTTTCTCAATTTCTTCAACACCATTGGTGATCACAGTAGGATAAAACGACGTTACGCCTTCTTTCCACAAACCTCTTACTGCTTCAGAAATAAGTTCTTCTGTAATGGGTAACGTATTAAAATCCATTCCCTGAAAACCATTAATCTGCAGATCTACTAATCCAGGAGCAATCCAAGGCAGTGATTCCCTTTTAGTATTGAGTTGATTTATTTCTGATATGATCCCGTCTTTTACGATGATTGAAATAGATGTAGACGTCCCAATATGTCTTCCTTCTATCTTCTGGACATTGTCGTATTGTTCTACCATTAAACCCTCTCCTCATACGAGTCAGCATCTAAATAAAGCGTGCAGGCAGAATGTGAGCGAAGGATAGAGGCTGGACACTCCGTTGTTATAGAACCATTTATAGTTTGTTCAACAGCTACTCGCTTAGATGGGCCAGGAACGATACAATATAAATATTTACCAGATAATAAGGTAGGGATCGTTAAAGTCAACGCATGCGTAGGTACTGATTGTATGTCTTGAAAGCATCCATCATTCACTTGTTGTTGTCTACATACTTCGTCTAACTCAACAGATTTCATAATAGAAGAGTCATTAAAATCAGCGACGGGAGGGTCATTAAAAGCGATATGTCCGTTTTCTCCTATCCCTAAACAGACAATGTCAATGGGGGCTTGATTGATTAGCTCTGTATATCGTTTACATTCATCTTTATCATGATTCGAACTCTCCATTAAATGGACTTCACCAAGGTTCACAAAGTTAAATAAGTGTTCAGATAAAAAATGACTGAATCGCTGCGGGGCATCTATAGGTAACCCAATATATTCATCCATATGAAAAGCAGTAATCCTTGACCAATCAATTTCATGATCCGATCTTAAATGTTCCAAAAACTCATTTTGTGAAGGGGCTGCAGCAAAAATCATACGAACTTGATTTTGTTTTGATAGAAGCTCTTTAATCTTCTTACTAACCTCTCTAGCCGCAGCTACTCCCATTGTTGTTCTATTTTCATAAACCTTAACATTTAATTGATCAACTTGTTCCGTTTTTATGGGGGCACTATGAATCGTCATGTATCACGACTCCTTTACTATGAAATAAATAATCACTTTCATTGTTCAGTGAGATAGATTAAAAATTTAGTTGATAAAGTTGTCTAGGCCTTCCCTTTGATACGACCTTCTCCATCCCTATGATTTCGACTAAGTCAGCATCAAGCCAACGAGATAAGATTCGATTTGCACTACGTGTAGAAATATTCAGAATCGTAGACAGCTCCCGTGCTGTAAAAGCTTCCATATCCATTCGATTGATATGTGATTTCACTTTACTAATATAGGTTGGCGTCATTCCTACACTTTCTGCTTTCTCAATAATAGCTTGATCTGTAGTTGTTAACTCATACACAAGAGGGCTTTTCATTTCAACAGGACCAATTACATTTCGATCTTCTCTAACGATAAAACAAGAACGATTCCCGAACTCTTTTGCTTGTCTTAACGCCATTCTCGCATGGGTTCCAGCCTGATTTGCAGATAGTCCAAACCCTACTCCAATATTTAAATGAGCTCCCAATTCTTTTTCCGTATCATAAAGAAGGGGGATGACTTTATAGCCTCTAGTTTCTCGTTCAAACACTCCTCTTGTTGTTACAAATAAATACTCATCTCCCCCTAATGAGGTTAAATGACCTTCCAAGCATTCCACGTAATCTAGTAAAACTTGTTGAAGGTGAATCTTTAGTTTTTGTACACCATACTCAGATTCTTGTTGCTCTACCAATTCACGAAAATTATGAACCTGAATTAACCCAAACACAATTTGAGACTCTTTATTCCTTCTTGTTTCTGTAGATAACAACGCTCTTTCCAATGTAACAACTATATCCTGTCGGGTTGGATTAACCCAATCATTTGGAACATGAAGCTCCGTTAAACGATCAGAGACCATCTTAATTCCTGTTAATGCACCAGTAGTTAATCCACTTTTATATTTTTCACAATGAAAATTCACAATTTCTTCTACAGCATCAATAGAAGATTCCTCACTAAAGTATAGATTCATATTTTTCTCTTCCACTTCTGAGAAAGCTCTAAATACTTCTTCTTTAATTAATGAATCGATGGATAGGTTAGCTTTCTTTCCTGTTTTCATTCTTAATTTATAAATAGACCTAAACAATCCTGTTCCTTTCAAAGGAATATAATGCGCAGGTATAGAGAGCGTAATCTTCTCTTTTGTAAGTTTATATGGCAATTCTCCCGAAAATAAAAGAATGTCTACTTCATCTTGCAGTTGTTGAGCGAACTTCGGAGCGTCGAAAATGGAGTCGGATGTCCGATAAATGGCTTGAAATGTTGGGAAATCTTTCAGAACTTGCTTAATATGTTCAGAAATAATAGTTGGCCCAATTACTCCAATTTTAATGTTATTCCTCATCGCTTTTCTTCCTCTCTTAAGGTAAGTCACTCTAAGACAGACATCCTATTCTTTTCATTTATTGAAGTTCATGGTGATTACTCATTGGTGATCTACATTCCGATAACCATTTGTTTAAGTTTTCTTTTATAAATTCATCATCTATTAAATGAGGGTACTCTCGGTAAATTCGATCAATTTCAGCTGCTTGCCCAGGACTTAATGTTTCTTTAGGATTCAAACATACATTTTCTTGAAGTAACCCTTGCCTTCTTAAAACTTCGTTTATACCTGAAATACACCCTTTAAATTGATGGGCCGGATCAAACAATGCTGTATTACTATCCGTTACTTCCACTCCAACTTGTAATAATCTTGACGGAATACTCGTTTTATATCTGGCAGCTTTTATTTCATCGAATAACTCAACTGCTTTTGATGTCCATACTGCCCAATGTCCGAGAATCCCACCGACAATGCGCTTTTTTACGATAGTGCCTTCTACAGAAAAGACATATTCCGTTAATAAATCAGCCACAATGTTATCATCATTTCCTGTATAAAGCGCAATTTCGTCACAGCGATTTGAATGACAAACTGCCCTAACCACATCTAATGTTTGATACCGATTAAATGGAGCCATTTTAATGGCATATACACCTGGGATATCTGCAAATTCACGCCAAAAATTATAACTAAAAACCCTACCACCAACAGAAGGTTGCAAATAAAAACCAAAAACCGGAATAACCGATGCCACTGCTTTAATTCGATCTAGATGTTCTTCTTCTGAAAATTCTTGTAGTCCACCCATACTTAAAAGCCCAAGGTCATACCCTAAGTCTTTCGCAGTGATTGCTTCAGATAACGCTTGATCGGTTGCTCCGCATATCCCTGCAACTTTTATAAAAGGTCTCTTTAAACCTGCATATTCCACTTCTTCTGCAGCTAATCTTAGAACTTTTTTATAAAGGTTGATATTGTTATCTCGAATTTCAAATTGAGTCGTGTGGACACCGACAGCGATTCCTCCAGCTCCACTTTCTATATAATATTTGGTTAAGGCTCGTTGCCTTTCTTCATCAAGTTGTCGCTCTTTAGTTAATGCAAGTGGATGGGCAGGGATGACTGTGCCTTCTTGTAAAAACCGTTTCACATTAGCATCCAACATTAATAATTCCCCTCTCTTTCTTGAAAGTGAGTTGGTTTATTAATGGTCGCACCTTCATTCATGATCCAATCTGCTGTCCACTCAATCATCTCTCTAATGGTTACCTTCGGATAACCAAATAATTGATGTGATTTAGATGCATTACTTAACAATGCAGTATCCTTTTCAGCACCTTCAAAAATCGGATCTATTCCAAATATCTCACCAAAGCGTGTAGCAGCCCATCGAATAGATAGAGTTTCTGGTCCTGTTACATTTAAAATGGTTGGTGGTGAATCACAATGTAAGAAGGAACGTAATGCCATTTCGTTAGCGTCACCTTGCCAAATTACATTTGCATGCCCCATGCTAATGTTAATCGGTTGTCTCGCTTTAACAGCCTTTGCAATTTCCAATAATACGCCATACCTTAAATCAATAGCGTAGTTTAAGCGGAAGTGTAGTAATTGGGTACTGTTTTTATGAGAAAAATACGTAAATACACGTTCACGTCCAAGACAGGATTGGGCATATTCTCCGACTGGTCCGGTCGGGTGTTCTTCAGAAGTCCCCCCTTTAACAACTGGTGTAAGCGGATACACATTTCCAGTTGAAAAAGATACGATCCTAGAATCTTTATATTTATCAGCTACACGACCAGGCAAGTATGCATTCATGGCCCACGTAAAATGCTCGTTACCCGATGTGCCAAACTTATTTCCAGCCATATACATTACATTTTTTACATCAGGTAACCCTTTTAAATGTTCATCATTCAATAAATCAGCTGTAATCGTTTCGATCCCAAATGTTTCAAGTTCGTCTTTTAAAGTTCCTTTAGAAAATCGTGACACACCTATAACCCTTTTATTTAAATGACCGGCACGAATGGCATTTATCGCTAATTTTGCTAATGTTGGCCCCATCTTTCCACCAACACCTAAAATTAAAATATCCCCATCAACTTTGCCTAAATCATTAATTAATGATTCAGATGGTTTACACATCTTCAACTCAAGCTCTTCAATAGTATTCAATTCATGACCCCCTCATGAAAATTTGGAATTTATTAATAACTTAATTAAATATTATGAGAAGGTCTATATAAAGACAATGTCCTTTAAAGGACTTTAAATGGATTGACTTGATCATTTATGCATGAATGAAAGGTAACCATGATTTTTAACAAAACTTATGATTCAAATTGTTTTTCAGGTAAAGCATTGAGCACTTTTTTTCTACAATTTACACCAAAGCGCCTTTCAATGGTTCCATCATCTTTCTCCTGTTCACTTGTAATTGGAATCCAGACAACAACTTGATAATCGGTACTCAAATTAGAACATCTAACACTCCCATTTGAATCTAGTTCAATCCGAACCTTTCGTTTCGCTCTTACCCAATCATTGATTTGTTTACCTGTCCATATAGCAAACCCTCTATGTCTTAGTTCCATTACTACATCTCTAAAAGCATCACGAACTTCTTCGGCTTTATGAATGCGTGATTGGTGAAACAAGAAATGAGCAATACCTTCATTTCTTTCAATTTCATCTAATAGGGGTAAAACCACACTATCATCTGACCAATGAGGAATATCCGGGGCTACATAACTTAATTGAACAACATCATATAAACGGTTCTTTTCATTAGACCAAGCGATTGGAAAGAATGGCTGGCACGTACCAAATAGGAATCCTACATTCCCTTTTTTACTAGGTCCGTTAGTTTGATCAGACTGTATTCCATTTTTCTCGCACCAGGAATAAAGCTCTCCCCATCCTTCAAAGCGAGTATAATGATTTTTATTAGAAACAATCTCTTTAACACCCGTTACATCACGACACACTTTTAATTGCTCATCAAAATGTTGTTCACCCCAAAAGCCATTATCTTCAGGGCGAGCGTTATAATGAAATGCTAATTCATGACCAGCTTCCTGTATTCTTTGATGCATTTCACTACTATAGCCTTGATCCATTATGCACCATGTTGTGTTAATCTGTAGTTCTTCTAATAAATCTAGAGTGACCCTTGCATGATCATCTATATTTCCATCACTATCATGCGAAAACATAGCTACACCCTTAACCTCATTTGGCCAATATCCTATAAACGGTAAGGTGGCCCCCTTTCTAACTGCTATACCTAATAACTGTCTTATAATCACATCTCTCCATAAGTCTCCATAGGGGTGAGCGAAATAAGATTGACTCGTAGTTGTTTTCTTTCGATCCAATGTCCAATCCATCTCAATTCCATCATCTCTTTTTAAGATCCCATCATTTACTTTCCCAGTTCCATCTTTCGCTGGTACACCATCTTCAACGATAGGAGATGTGCTTTGTTGGAAACCAACTATAGATTCAATGATATGAACCGCCCATCTACACACCATTCCTTCACCTATCTTTACTTGTTGTATAGCTGACCCTATTTTCTCACCCGAAGGAGACTGATCATATAATTCACCGATTTCACTAACTTCTAATTCACGTTTTTCATCATGAGCACTTAAAGGCGTAGCACTTATGTATCGAATAGGGTGTGAATCACCTATAGAATCTGGAAGTTTGGCATACCCTACATTTCGAGTTGCGTTTTTCACATACCCATATTGATTGAAAAGTGTATGTAAGCCTGAAAATGCAATCACCGTACCACCATTCTCTACAAACTCTCGTATGATTGTAGTGGTTTCCAAATCATCATTAACATGGGCTGCGTACACGATATCTACCTGTGATTGCTGCAAATCATTTATATCATACATCCATTCAAACCTTATGCCTACATGAGCCAATATCTCACCTAAATACGTATTAAAAACATTAAGTCCATACTTCCAATTTCTTAGTGCTGCTTTTTCATCAATTATGATAGCAACCCTTGCCATTCTCATATCATCACACCTTCATCAAATATTTGAATTTTCAATCATAAATTGATAAATAACTCACCTGTAGCCAGACTATACCTCAATACTCGAACCCGATATTCTACTTTCTAATTTAGAGAAGGCATTTAGAGAAACAATTGTTGATATAAATGCAAATAAACTCAATCCAAAAAATGGGATCAATCCAGGTATAAGAGCTAGTGTAAAGTAAACAACACTGAACAATAATAGAGTGATGATCGTTTCTAGAGGAGCTGCAATTGCAATGAAGAAAGATTGTTTCAATAATTGCAATACTTTAAGATCAAAATGAACATAGACAGGAAATATAAAAACTACTGTTAAAAAATAAACAAAAAAACTAATTAAAAATAATACACGAATTACTGTAAACATAAAGATATTGTCAATCATCATGGTAAGTTGAAAATTCAAATAAAGAGCAAACCCAACAGAAAACAATATGAATCCTATACCATTCGATTTTATAAATTCTTGTTTATAAATCTGCCAAAATGATAGAAAGATATTACTTTCATCTTTATCTTTCACCCATTTACGACTAACACCAAAAGAAGCCACAGTTGCTGGAGCAATGCCGAATACACCTAGACCTATCACGGTGAAAAAAAGCCATAATACATTCAAGTATGCTAAACGATAAACCCATGTGCTAAATGTGTACAATTTCCCTGTTACTCCCTGAACATCCATTCTTTTCATTCCTCCCTTGCATTTCAATAACATGAATAAACGAGCCAAGAGCTCGCTTATCCCTCTTTTGTTATCAACTAGAGTCATTATCCTTTTACAGAACCTAACATCGCACCTTTAACAAAATACTTTTGAATAAAAGGATAGACACATAGAATTGGAATTGTGGATACTAAAATTGTTGCATATTTTATAGATTCAGCTAATGCAACCGTGTCAGTACCGGTTATATTATCTTGATCAAATCCATTTTGGAAAACGATATTTCTTAATATCATTTGTAGGGGCCAAAGATCTGAATCTCTAAGATATAATAATGCCCCCATAAAGTTATTCCAGATATAAACAGCATAAAATAACCCTATAGTTGCTAATACTGGCTTTGATAAAGGCATAGCAATTCTCCAAAATACTCCCCAATCACTCAATCCATCTACCTTCCCAGCATCCTCAAGTTCCTCAGGAATATTATTAAAGAAGGTTCTCATTACAAAAAAGTTATATGCACTAATCGCATAAGGTAAAACCATTGCCCACATTGTATTTAATAAACCTAACCCTTTTACAACTAAATAAGTTGGAATCATCCCACCATTAAACAACATAGTAAATACAATAAAAAAGGACAGTTGCTTCTTCCAAATCATTTTTTTACGTGATAATGCATACGCTCCCATTGACGTAGTGATTAGAGAAATTGAAGTACCTACAACTACGTAAACAATAGTGTTCCAATAACTACGCAAAATCCTTTCATCCGCAAAAACTTGTTCATATGTTTTCGTAGTAAATCCTTTCGGCCAAAGGTGGACTTTACCCTGTAAAACAAAAACATCAGAACTTAATGAAATAGCTCCCATATAAATGAAAGGATAAATCATGGAAATACACAGGCAAATCATGAAAAAGATATTAAAGTAATCAAACCATGTTTTTTTATGTTTCATTAAATGTCCTCCTTTACCATAAACTGTTGCCTGATTTACGCGCTAAATAGTTACCAGAAACAACAAAAACTATTCCAATGACACTCGTAAATAAATCGATTGCAGTAGCATAGCTAAAGCTACCTTGTACTAAACCTGTTCGATACACATAAGTAGCTAATACATCAGAAGTTTCATACGTTACTGGAGTTTGTAATAAAAATACTTTTTCAAATCCAAGCTCAATAATATTTCCAATATCTAATAAGAATAAAATAACCATAGCCGGAATTAGGCTTGGAATTGTAACATTCCAAGTCTTTTGCCAACGGTTCGCTCCATCTATTTCGGCAGCTTCATATAATTGCGGATCAATATTTGCAAGTGCCGCTAGATAGATAATGGTAGACCACCCTAAGTGCTGCCAGATTCCAGAAGTAACATAAATCGTTCGAAACCATTCTTTCTCAACAATAAAATTAATACTCTCAAATCCGAATAGATTAATGATTTCATTAACTAAACCATGATTTGGAGATAAGAACATAATGATCATACTGGCTACGACTACATTTGACAGAAAATGAGGCATGTAACTTACAGATTGTACAAACCTTTTAAATAATATATTTTTTAGTTCATTTAACAATAAAGCTAGAATGATAGGTGCAGGGAATCCAAAGATTAATTTATAAAAACCTAGTAAAAATGTATTTCTAAGTAGTGTAAAAAAATCTGGGCTTGAAAAAAAAGTAGTAAAATACTTAAAACCTACCCAATCGCTAGCCCACACACCTTTAAAGATGTTGTAATCTTTGAAGGCAACAACAATCCCAAACATAGGGACATATTTAAAAAGTAGAAAGTAAATTAATGTAGGTAAAAACAATATGATTAAATATTTATTTTCGGCCAATTGTTTCCACAAACTTTTTTTATTCTTAACGTTCCTATTCATAACTGTTTTATTTTCACTTAATACTGGATCCATATGTGTTGCCATTTCTCAACCTCCTTCTATCCAAAGCTAATGCCCGAATCCCTTAAACTCACTAGCATTCTATAAAAATAAGGGGGAGAATAATATCCCCCCTACCTACAACATTATTTAATTATCACTCATTCGTTGATATGCCTTCGTATAAACATCTAACACTTCCTGTAAACCTAAATCA is a window encoding:
- a CDS encoding SDR family oxidoreductase, whose translation is MLQIGSSLKGKVAVVTGGSGVLGSGFCEALASCGVKVAVLGRTQEKLNRIVEQIISNGGTAIGVQADVLRKEELIEAKTVINNTFGSINILINAAGGNHPQGTTSKEYLEQSDFDQTSDNSTTFFDLDTTGVEFVMNLNFLGTLLPSQVFAKDMVENEGSVIVNISSMNAFTPLTKIPAYSGAKSAVSNFTQWLAVHLSKVGIRVNAIAPGFFLTDQNRALLTNEDGTYTERATKILSQTPMERFGRRDELTGTLLWLVDEKASSFVNGVVVPVDGGFSAYSGV
- the uxuA gene encoding mannonate dehydratase, encoding MKMTLRWYGENDKVTLEHIRQIPGVTGVISAIYNVPVGKPWPLEDILALKKRVEEKGLLLEGIESVPVHESIKLGDPSRDQFIENYQQTLRNLADAGINLVCYNFMPVFDWTRSQLDYQLSDGSTTLTYMDQVIQKMNPLNGDLNLPGWDSSYEKEDLKQLLEQYQSVTEDDLWRNLQYFLKSIMAIADEVDIKMAIHPDDPPWSIFGLPRIITNKADLERLIRLVDSPNNGITMCTGSLGANSSNDMPELIRHFGSLGRIHFAHVRNVKRVGEKSFEESSHRSEDGSIDMYEVMKAYVDIGFKGPLRPDHGRMIWGETGRPGYGLYDRALGAVYLNGIYEAIQKNK
- a CDS encoding N-acetylglucosamine-6-phosphate deacetylase, giving the protein MVEQYDNVQKIEGRHIGTSTSISIIVKDGIISEINQLNTKRESLPWIAPGLVDLQINGFQGMDFNTLPITEELISEAVRGLWKEGVTSFYPTVITNGVEEIEKVMSVFSNACNKDTFVHESIAGIHLEGPFISPEDGPRGAHGKEYVIAPDWSLFQRWQKAAEGRIKILTLSPEWSNSTDFIRKCSDEGVTVSIGHTAATSEQIIEAVKAGARMSTHLGNGAHTMLPRHPNYLWEQLAQEQLWTGFIADGFHLPDSVIKVILRTKRDKAILVSDAVYLSGLEPGLYETHIGGKVVLAEEGKLHLAENPNLLAGSAQLLTWGIEQLIQKGLCSLSEAWEMASIRPASCMNIPLHKIEVGNRPDFVVFEWDGQHIKIKDTFKNGVQVY
- a CDS encoding glucosamine-6-phosphate deaminase, producing the protein MTIHSAPIKTEQVDQLNVKVYENRTTMGVAAAREVSKKIKELLSKQNQVRMIFAAAPSQNEFLEHLRSDHEIDWSRITAFHMDEYIGLPIDAPQRFSHFLSEHLFNFVNLGEVHLMESSNHDKDECKRYTELINQAPIDIVCLGIGENGHIAFNDPPVADFNDSSIMKSVELDEVCRQQQVNDGCFQDIQSVPTHALTLTIPTLLSGKYLYCIVPGPSKRVAVEQTINGSITTECPASILRSHSACTLYLDADSYEERV
- a CDS encoding dihydrodipicolinate synthase family protein; this encodes MLDANVKRFLQEGTVIPAHPLALTKERQLDEERQRALTKYYIESGAGGIAVGVHTTQFEIRDNNINLYKKVLRLAAEEVEYAGLKRPFIKVAGICGATDQALSEAITAKDLGYDLGLLSMGGLQEFSEEEHLDRIKAVASVIPVFGFYLQPSVGGRVFSYNFWREFADIPGVYAIKMAPFNRYQTLDVVRAVCHSNRCDEIALYTGNDDNIVADLLTEYVFSVEGTIVKKRIVGGILGHWAVWTSKAVELFDEIKAARYKTSIPSRLLQVGVEVTDSNTALFDPAHQFKGCISGINEVLRRQGLLQENVCLNPKETLSPGQAAEIDRIYREYPHLIDDEFIKENLNKWLSECRSPMSNHHELQ
- a CDS encoding NAD(P)-dependent oxidoreductase, with product MNTIEELELKMCKPSESLINDLGKVDGDILILGVGGKMGPTLAKLAINAIRAGHLNKRVIGVSRFSKGTLKDELETFGIETITADLLNDEHLKGLPDVKNVMYMAGNKFGTSGNEHFTWAMNAYLPGRVADKYKDSRIVSFSTGNVYPLTPVVKGGTSEEHPTGPVGEYAQSCLGRERVFTYFSHKNSTQLLHFRLNYAIDLRYGVLLEIAKAVKARQPINISMGHANVIWQGDANEMALRSFLHCDSPPTILNVTGPETLSIRWAATRFGEIFGIDPIFEGAEKDTALLSNASKSHQLFGYPKVTIREMIEWTADWIMNEGATINKPTHFQEREGNY
- a CDS encoding YesL family protein → MDVQGVTGKLYTFSTWVYRLAYLNVLWLFFTVIGLGVFGIAPATVASFGVSRKWVKDKDESNIFLSFWQIYKQEFIKSNGIGFILFSVGFALYLNFQLTMMIDNIFMFTVIRVLFLISFFVYFLTVVFIFPVYVHFDLKVLQLLKQSFFIAIAAPLETIITLLLFSVVYFTLALIPGLIPFFGLSLFAFISTIVSLNAFSKLESRISGSSIEV
- a CDS encoding carbohydrate ABC transporter permease, translating into MKHKKTWFDYFNIFFMICLCISMIYPFIYMGAISLSSDVFVLQGKVHLWPKGFTTKTYEQVFADERILRSYWNTIVYVVVGTSISLITTSMGAYALSRKKMIWKKQLSFFIVFTMLFNGGMIPTYLVVKGLGLLNTMWAMVLPYAISAYNFFVMRTFFNNIPEELEDAGKVDGLSDWGVFWRIAMPLSKPVLATIGLFYAVYIWNNFMGALLYLRDSDLWPLQMILRNIVFQNGFDQDNITGTDTVALAESIKYATILVSTIPILCVYPFIQKYFVKGAMLGSVKG
- a CDS encoding sugar ABC transporter permease yields the protein MNRNVKNKKSLWKQLAENKYLIILFLPTLIYFLLFKYVPMFGIVVAFKDYNIFKGVWASDWVGFKYFTTFFSSPDFFTLLRNTFLLGFYKLIFGFPAPIILALLLNELKNILFKRFVQSVSYMPHFLSNVVVASMIIMFLSPNHGLVNEIINLFGFESINFIVEKEWFRTIYVTSGIWQHLGWSTIIYLAALANIDPQLYEAAEIDGANRWQKTWNVTIPSLIPAMVILFLLDIGNIIELGFEKVFLLQTPVTYETSDVLATYVYRTGLVQGSFSYATAIDLFTSVIGIVFVVSGNYLARKSGNSLW